One window of Proteiniborus ethanoligenes genomic DNA carries:
- a CDS encoding RluA family pseudouridine synthase has protein sequence MKAKILFEDRNIIVVEKPPKMPCQSDKTLDEDLMSILINHCVEKEVLKEKPYLGLVHRLDRPVGGVLVLAKTKEANRSLSKQISEQGFLKEYLTIVCGKPSSPSGEFRDYLKKLITINMSKVVPQNTKGSKEAVLKYQLIDTVKTNEYGELSLMSISLETGRHHQIRVQLSNGGIPIWGDNKYNKTFIKKKEWSQISLWAHKLAFKHPDSNELVTFYSYPYDEYPWNIFHIKKRWF, from the coding sequence ATGAAAGCTAAAATACTTTTTGAGGACAGGAATATAATAGTAGTAGAAAAGCCTCCTAAAATGCCCTGCCAAAGTGATAAAACTCTAGATGAAGATTTAATGAGTATTCTAATTAATCATTGCGTAGAAAAAGAGGTCTTGAAGGAAAAGCCCTACCTAGGACTTGTTCATAGACTTGACCGACCTGTAGGCGGAGTTCTAGTTCTTGCTAAAACTAAGGAAGCTAATAGAAGCCTATCTAAGCAAATATCTGAACAAGGCTTTTTAAAGGAATATTTAACAATAGTATGTGGTAAGCCTAGTAGTCCATCTGGAGAGTTTAGAGATTATTTGAAGAAGCTTATAACTATTAATATGAGTAAGGTAGTTCCACAAAATACTAAAGGTTCAAAGGAAGCCGTTTTAAAGTACCAGCTTATTGACACTGTAAAAACTAATGAATACGGAGAATTAAGCCTTATGAGTATAAGCTTAGAAACTGGAAGACATCATCAAATTAGAGTTCAGCTTTCTAATGGAGGGATACCTATATGGGGTGACAACAAGTATAATAAAACCTTTATTAAGAAAAAGGAATGGAGTCAAATATCCCTATGGGCACATAAGTTAGCTTTTAAGCATCCAGATAGTAATGAATTAGTAACATTTTATAGCTACCCATATGATGAGTACCCTTGGAATATATTTCATATTAAAAAAAGATGGTTCTAA
- a CDS encoding CvfB family protein, producing MIELGKIQELEVVRKTEIGIYLNSKSDKIGPDILLPIKQVPQDVQTGDEIEVFIYRDSEDRLIATTKKPKIVLGELGVLKVVETTRIGAFLDWGLEKDLFLPFKEQIGKVEKGREYLVGLYVDKSDRLCATMKTNKILTSKSPYKVNDKVQGIIYRINKDMGAFVAVDNKYDSMIPKHEVYSSHRIGDKIEARVTKVREDGKLDLSIREKANVQTDEDVIQILTKMIKNGGILNLNDDSSPEEIKKQLNMSKGAFKRAVGRLLKEKKIQIIEKGIKLS from the coding sequence ATGATTGAGTTAGGAAAAATTCAAGAGCTAGAGGTTGTAAGAAAGACTGAAATAGGTATATATTTAAATTCAAAAAGTGATAAAATAGGACCTGATATTTTATTACCTATTAAGCAAGTTCCACAGGATGTCCAAACAGGAGATGAAATAGAAGTATTTATTTATAGGGATTCAGAAGATAGATTAATAGCCACAACTAAAAAACCTAAAATAGTATTAGGTGAACTAGGAGTGCTTAAAGTAGTAGAAACTACTAGAATAGGCGCTTTTTTGGACTGGGGACTAGAAAAAGACTTATTTTTACCCTTCAAAGAGCAAATAGGTAAGGTGGAAAAAGGAAGAGAATATTTAGTAGGCTTATATGTAGATAAAAGCGATAGACTTTGTGCAACTATGAAAACCAATAAAATATTAACTAGCAAATCACCCTATAAGGTAAACGATAAAGTTCAGGGAATAATCTATAGAATAAACAAAGACATGGGTGCATTTGTAGCTGTAGATAATAAATATGATAGCATGATACCAAAGCATGAAGTATATAGTAGCCATAGGATTGGAGACAAAATAGAAGCTAGAGTAACAAAGGTAAGAGAAGATGGGAAATTAGACCTAAGCATAAGAGAAAAAGCAAATGTGCAAACAGATGAGGATGTAATACAAATCTTAACCAAGATGATTAAAAATGGAGGCATATTAAACCTAAATGACGATAGTTCACCAGAGGAGATAAAGAAGCAACTAAACATGAGCAAAGGTGCATTTAAAAGGGCCGTTGGAAGACTTCTAAAGGAGAAAAAGATCCAGATTATAGAAAAAGGAATAAAATTATCATAA
- a CDS encoding lysylphosphatidylglycerol synthase transmembrane domain-containing protein, which produces MKKNLIKLIIGLLFSAGVFTYIILINGFENFKKQLITLNLFWIILAITAMVIYWILEAIVLYIIANSSHRKIKFKESFRVTMMGQFFNSITPFATGGQPAQAYELTKNGISLGVAGSILTGKFIIYQTILTIYSAAILVFKLGFFRERLSNFTHLAALGFAINTAVIIFLILLSSYMNFAHKLLLFLCGGLEKLKIIKNTNKVVDRVENQLLLFRESFITMRSNVLLILKTSILTTLQLMAFFTIPYFIYRAFGLRGHSIVNMVSAKAFVVMITSFVPIPGASGGAEGSFYLFFSLFFGKNIIGTAVLLWRIITFYFNLLFGGLSTLMSKREYNVQ; this is translated from the coding sequence ATGAAAAAAAATCTAATTAAATTGATAATAGGATTATTATTTAGTGCAGGAGTTTTTACTTATATTATTCTAATTAATGGATTTGAAAACTTTAAAAAGCAGCTAATTACTCTAAATTTATTTTGGATAATTCTTGCTATTACTGCAATGGTCATTTATTGGATATTAGAAGCCATAGTGCTTTATATAATAGCTAATTCATCACACAGAAAGATCAAGTTTAAGGAATCTTTTAGAGTTACTATGATGGGACAATTTTTTAATTCCATAACTCCATTTGCCACAGGCGGACAGCCTGCACAAGCATATGAACTGACTAAAAATGGCATAAGCCTAGGTGTGGCAGGCTCTATCCTGACTGGCAAGTTTATAATATATCAGACAATCTTAACCATTTATTCTGCCGCTATACTAGTATTTAAATTAGGTTTTTTTAGAGAGAGATTGTCAAATTTTACTCATTTAGCAGCTCTAGGATTTGCTATTAATACAGCTGTGATAATTTTCTTAATACTGCTTTCTTCATATATGAATTTTGCCCACAAATTACTATTATTTTTATGTGGAGGTTTAGAAAAACTAAAGATTATAAAAAACACAAACAAAGTTGTAGACAGAGTGGAAAATCAGCTTTTGCTGTTTCGTGAAAGCTTCATAACAATGAGAAGTAATGTATTATTAATTTTGAAGACTTCAATATTGACCACGCTACAGCTAATGGCGTTTTTCACCATACCTTATTTTATATATAGAGCATTTGGCTTAAGAGGTCATAGTATAGTTAATATGGTTTCTGCTAAAGCTTTTGTTGTTATGATTACATCATTTGTTCCTATACCTGGGGCAAGCGGTGGTGCCGAAGGAAGCTTTTATTTGTTTTTTAGCTTATTTTTTGGTAAAAATATTATTGGTACAGCTGTATTGTTATGGAGAATTATAACCTTCTATTTTAATTTGCTATTCGGGGGGCTGTCTACCTTAATGTCGAAAAGAGAATATAATGTTCAATAA
- a CDS encoding diguanylate cyclase domain-containing protein, with product MKRKVYIIILVAFIVGFFIVTRTPKDASFDESITLRVAGDNNHPPYEYVDENGIFKGFNVDIMNALSIELGIHIEYMPMEWSNAVKALEEKKVDLIQGISKTEEREKKFLFTKPTAINSQSIFVMKDTSIVSGIEDLSGLRVALQEGDINHEILKNIPNIVLITKSDQKEAINALISGEVDASVGNRLTGLYYSQRERMSHLVKIVGEPMRITEYGIATYMGNENLVLTLDQGLERLKTNGTYDKIYSKWFGEEITQRKDIIKAYLKEITIITGVIFIIIILFIIWNKKLSKEVYKRTKELQAANKELLLYQKEIHKLAYYDTVTSLPNRAFLTEAINKSISQASVWNTKFALLILDLDKFKDINDTLGHEAGDMVLKLVGERVNKVVRKSDVFGRFGGDEFLVLMTEINHTNEAISLANRILDAFKTPFILYEEYIHVTTSIGIGIYPEAGETARAIMKNADMSMYRAKNSGGNRYCIYTKEI from the coding sequence GTGAAAAGGAAGGTCTATATAATTATTTTAGTAGCTTTTATTGTAGGTTTCTTTATAGTAACTAGAACTCCTAAGGATGCTTCTTTTGACGAATCGATTACATTGCGTGTAGCTGGTGACAACAATCATCCTCCCTATGAATATGTAGATGAGAATGGAATTTTTAAGGGGTTTAATGTAGACATTATGAATGCATTGTCTATTGAGCTAGGAATACATATTGAGTACATGCCTATGGAATGGAGCAATGCGGTAAAAGCTCTTGAAGAAAAAAAAGTAGACCTTATACAAGGTATATCTAAGACTGAAGAGAGGGAAAAGAAATTTCTGTTTACAAAACCTACAGCAATTAACTCTCAAAGTATTTTTGTTATGAAGGACACTAGTATTGTTTCAGGCATAGAAGATTTATCAGGACTAAGGGTAGCTCTTCAGGAAGGGGACATAAATCACGAAATATTAAAAAACATACCTAATATTGTTTTAATTACAAAATCTGATCAGAAAGAAGCTATAAATGCTTTAATAAGTGGAGAAGTGGATGCTAGTGTTGGTAACAGGCTTACAGGGTTATATTATTCTCAAAGAGAGAGAATGTCTCATTTAGTAAAAATAGTTGGAGAACCTATGAGAATAACAGAATACGGTATTGCAACTTATATGGGAAATGAAAACCTAGTACTTACATTAGACCAGGGCTTAGAAAGACTAAAAACTAATGGAACATACGATAAAATATATAGCAAATGGTTTGGAGAGGAAATAACCCAAAGAAAAGATATAATAAAAGCATATTTAAAGGAAATTACAATAATTACAGGAGTAATTTTTATTATAATTATACTTTTTATTATATGGAATAAAAAATTATCTAAAGAGGTTTATAAAAGGACAAAGGAGCTCCAAGCAGCTAATAAAGAGTTGCTTTTATATCAAAAAGAAATACACAAGCTTGCATATTATGATACTGTTACATCTTTACCTAACAGAGCCTTTTTAACAGAGGCTATAAATAAATCTATTTCTCAAGCATCTGTTTGGAATACCAAGTTTGCTTTGCTTATTTTGGATTTAGATAAATTTAAGGATATTAATGATACATTAGGCCATGAAGCAGGAGATATGGTATTAAAGCTAGTAGGAGAAAGAGTTAATAAAGTTGTGAGAAAATCAGATGTATTTGGCCGATTTGGTGGAGATGAATTTTTAGTATTGATGACAGAAATAAACCATACAAATGAAGCTATTAGCTTAGCTAACAGAATCTTAGATGCATTTAAAACGCCTTTTATTCTTTATGAGGAATATATTCATGTAACCACTAGTATAGGCATAGGCATATATCCTGAAGCAGGTGAGACAGCTCGTGCTATAATGAAGAATGCGGACATGTCTATGTATAGAGCTAAAAATAGTGGAGGAAACAGATATTGTATATATACTAAAGAGATATAG
- a CDS encoding glycosyltransferase family 4 protein, protein MTTINMLSSAQKVKGQGVASAYVEQVNLVKYGLTDEYKVEINRFKLSDITHYHTVDFKHFLSLPFAKVAGKTVGYVHFLPETLDESLDMPILFKKVFYRYIIAFYNSMDYLVTVNPHFIDKLYEYGIDKKKITYIPNFVSSKEFYPYNRERKNEIRRKYSIDENTFVVLGVGQVQTRKGVLDFIKVAESMPDVQFVWAGGFSFGRITSGYKELKKIVEDPPKNVKFIGIIERKDMNSVYNIADTLFMPSYNELFPMAILEAMNCNLPIVLRDIDIYKNILFDYYLRAEDNNGFKEILYNLKQDKDYYKKAQKSSKKGSSYYSKEHVLLLWQKFYDNVRKDLKTNRLLGKRYEKKSN, encoded by the coding sequence ATGACTACGATAAATATGTTATCATCAGCTCAAAAAGTTAAAGGGCAAGGCGTGGCTTCTGCATATGTAGAACAAGTAAACCTCGTTAAATATGGGTTAACAGATGAATATAAGGTGGAAATAAATAGGTTTAAGCTTTCAGATATAACACACTATCATACTGTAGATTTTAAGCATTTTTTGAGCTTGCCTTTTGCGAAGGTTGCTGGTAAAACAGTTGGATATGTTCATTTTCTCCCTGAAACATTAGACGAAAGCTTGGACATGCCAATATTATTTAAAAAGGTATTTTATAGATATATCATTGCATTCTATAATAGTATGGATTATTTAGTTACTGTTAATCCTCATTTCATAGATAAGCTTTACGAATATGGTATAGATAAAAAAAAGATAACCTACATACCTAATTTTGTTTCATCTAAAGAATTTTATCCCTATAATAGAGAACGAAAGAATGAAATAAGAAGAAAATATAGTATAGACGAGAATACATTCGTAGTATTAGGTGTGGGTCAGGTGCAAACACGAAAAGGAGTATTAGACTTCATAAAGGTTGCCGAATCTATGCCCGATGTTCAATTTGTTTGGGCCGGAGGCTTTTCGTTTGGAAGGATTACCAGTGGATATAAAGAGCTTAAAAAAATAGTCGAAGACCCACCGAAAAATGTAAAATTCATAGGGATTATAGAAAGAAAAGATATGAATTCAGTATATAATATTGCTGATACTTTGTTTATGCCCTCATACAATGAATTATTCCCTATGGCCATTTTAGAGGCAATGAATTGTAATTTGCCCATAGTTTTAAGAGATATAGACATATATAAAAATATACTTTTTGATTACTATTTAAGAGCTGAAGATAACAATGGATTTAAAGAAATATTATATAATCTAAAACAAGATAAAGATTATTATAAAAAGGCTCAAAAAAGTTCTAAAAAAGGAAGTTCATATTATTCAAAGGAACATGTTCTACTCTTATGGCAAAAGTTTTATGATAATGTACGTAAGGATTTGAAGACAAACCGTCTTTTAGGCAAACGCTATGAAAAAAAATCTAATTAA